A single genomic interval of Helianthus annuus cultivar XRQ/B chromosome 13, HanXRQr2.0-SUNRISE, whole genome shotgun sequence harbors:
- the LOC110900085 gene encoding SPX domain-containing protein 3, which yields MKFGKRLKQHVEETLPGWRDMYLNYKDLKKLVRLISSSLEYGKSEAEFVYLLNNEIDKFNVFFMEQEEDFIIRHKELQQRIKRVNESEPSSQEEYEEEMARISKDIVDFHGEMVLLVNYSNINYTGMAKILKKYDKRTGGLLRLPFIQKVLEQPFFTTELVSKLVKECETIIDELFPTAVIAVEMKEAATTMVGEGIFKNTVAALMTMKEIRKGSSTQSHFSLPALSLPDTELIRSFQLNSPIPTI from the exons ATGAAATTCGGTAAGAGGTTGAAGCAACATGTTGAAGAAACTTTGCCTGGGTGGCGTGATATGTACTTGAATTATAAAGATTTGAAGAAGCTTGTGAGGTTGATATCTTCGTCGTTAGAGTATGGGAAATCGGAAGCCGAGTTTGTGTATCTTTTGAACAATGAGATAGATAAGTTTAATGTGTTTTTTATGGAACAAGAAGAGGATTTCATTATTCGTCATAAG GAATTGCAACAAAGAATAAAGAGGGTGAATGAGAGTGAACCATCTTCACAAGAAGAGTATGAAGAAGAGATGGCAAGAATTAGCAAAGACATTGTTGACTTCCATGGTGAAATGGTGCTTTTAGTCAACTATAGCAACATTAACTACACCG GGATGGCCAAGATTTTAAAGAAATATGACAAACGAACCGGTGGATTATTGCGTTTACCGTTCATCCAAAAAGTCTTGGAGCAACCTTTCTTTACCACCGAGCTCGTCTCGAAGCTTGTGAAAGAATGTGAAACCATCATCGATGAGCTTTTTCCAACAGCGGTGATAGCAGTAGAGATGAAAGAGGCGGCAACCACGATGGTGGGAGAAGGGATTTTTAAAAACACCGTTGCGGCGTTGATGACAATGAAAGAGATTAGAAAAGGGAGCTCGACTCAAAGTCATTTTTCTCTCCCGGCTCTTAGTTTGCCGGATACCGAACTTATTCGATCCTTTCAACTCAACTCACCCATACCTACTATATAA